In Denitratisoma sp. DHT3, one DNA window encodes the following:
- the rdgB gene encoding RdgB/HAM1 family non-canonical purine NTP pyrophosphatase: MEKLVLASNNAGKLKEFARLLAPLGIEVLPQSAFNVSEAEEPHPSFVENAIAKARHCARVTGLPALADDSGLCVEVLGGAPGVKSARYAGEPKSDARNNQKLLEALAGQADRRAHFTCVLALVRHADDPQPLLAEGEWQGEILTAPRGTEGFGYDPLFLVPELDLTAAELDHDAKNARSHRGQAVARLIERLRPPR, encoded by the coding sequence ATGGAAAAACTCGTCCTCGCCTCCAACAACGCCGGCAAGCTCAAGGAATTCGCCCGCCTGCTGGCGCCCCTGGGCATCGAGGTGCTGCCCCAGTCCGCCTTCAATGTCAGCGAAGCGGAGGAGCCTCATCCCAGCTTCGTCGAAAACGCCATCGCCAAGGCCCGCCATTGCGCCCGCGTCACCGGCCTGCCGGCTCTGGCCGACGATTCGGGCCTCTGCGTGGAGGTCCTGGGCGGCGCGCCCGGTGTGAAATCGGCGCGCTACGCCGGTGAACCGAAGTCGGATGCGCGTAATAACCAGAAACTGCTGGAGGCACTGGCCGGACAGGCCGACCGCCGCGCCCATTTCACCTGCGTGCTGGCCCTGGTGCGACATGCCGACGATCCCCAGCCGCTGCTCGCCGAAGGCGAATGGCAGGGCGAAATCCTCACCGCCCCGCGCGGTACCGAAGGCTTCGGCTACGACCCGCTGTTCCTGGTGCCGGAACTGGACCTCACCGCCGCCGAACTGGACCACGACGCCAAGAACGCTCGCTCCCACCGGGGACAGGCCGTGGCGAGGCTGATCGAGCGTCTGCGGCCGCCGCGGTGA
- the gstA gene encoding glutathione transferase GstA, translating into MKLFYIPGSCSLAPHILAREAGVDLALIRVERGQSRTESGADFKALNPSGYVPFLQLEDGRGLSECAVILQYLADQAPTKGLIPPAGHHERYLAQQWLNYIAAELHTGCYTILLRPAYGAEVKPFVLGLLQTRLAYVDRHLSDHDFLLGPNYSVADIYLWVTCNWAQYVGLDLTSLPALHAWHQRIGARPAVQTALRTEGLNFKAAAGRT; encoded by the coding sequence ATGAAACTTTTTTATATCCCGGGATCCTGTTCTCTGGCGCCCCATATCCTCGCGCGGGAAGCCGGAGTTGACCTGGCGTTGATTCGCGTCGAACGTGGCCAGTCCAGGACAGAATCCGGCGCGGATTTCAAGGCGCTCAATCCCAGCGGCTATGTGCCCTTCCTGCAACTGGAGGATGGGCGCGGATTGTCGGAGTGCGCCGTGATTCTGCAATATCTGGCGGACCAGGCGCCGACCAAGGGCTTGATCCCGCCGGCGGGCCACCATGAACGCTACCTGGCGCAGCAGTGGCTGAATTACATCGCCGCCGAGCTGCACACGGGGTGCTACACCATCCTGCTGCGGCCGGCGTATGGAGCCGAGGTCAAACCCTTTGTCCTCGGCTTGCTCCAGACACGCTTAGCCTATGTGGATCGTCATTTGTCTGACCATGATTTTCTCTTGGGCCCGAATTATTCGGTCGCGGACATCTATTTGTGGGTGACCTGCAACTGGGCGCAATATGTCGGCCTGGATCTGACATCGCTGCCCGCGCTTCATGCCTGGCACCAGCGTATTGGCGCGCGGCCGGCGGTACAGACCGCCTTGCGGACGGAAGGGCTGAATTTTAAAGCGGCGGCCGGGAGAACCTGA
- a CDS encoding zinc-dependent alcohol dehydrogenase, which yields MKQVQVFNCDDVRLAEAADPECGPDDVLVEVAACGICGSDLGYIHSGGPMGPTGQPMPLGHEFAGRIAAAGAQVNTWRVGQAVVVNPLSAANMIGNGGPEGAFAPMVRVRAAEAPGTLFALPDTVPLERGALAEPLAVAFHAVSQGAAGPQTRAVVLGAGPIGLGCVIGLKRAGVQDVVVLDRTAHRREIARQLGADATFADMDETFWASLTERHGSAPFYGMPLPATDLFIDCSGAPALVEAVIQRAAPRARLVLVAVYKQPAALDLTLMMAKELQLRGAFSYGDSFPDAIDHLTRHGDAVAPYASHRLPLSQFHEALALAADPERAAKVLVIPD from the coding sequence ATGAAACAAGTTCAAGTCTTCAACTGCGACGACGTGCGCCTCGCCGAGGCGGCCGATCCCGAATGCGGCCCCGACGACGTGCTGGTCGAGGTCGCCGCCTGCGGCATCTGCGGCAGCGACCTCGGTTACATCCACAGTGGCGGCCCGATGGGGCCGACCGGACAGCCGATGCCCCTGGGCCACGAGTTCGCCGGGCGCATCGCCGCCGCCGGCGCGCAGGTGAACACCTGGCGCGTGGGCCAGGCGGTGGTGGTGAATCCGCTCTCCGCCGCCAACATGATCGGCAACGGCGGTCCCGAGGGCGCCTTCGCGCCGATGGTGCGGGTACGGGCGGCGGAAGCGCCGGGTACCCTGTTCGCCCTGCCGGACACGGTACCCCTGGAACGGGGCGCTCTGGCCGAGCCCCTGGCCGTGGCCTTCCACGCCGTCAGCCAGGGCGCGGCCGGACCGCAGACGCGGGCCGTGGTGCTGGGCGCCGGCCCCATCGGCCTGGGCTGCGTGATCGGCCTGAAGCGGGCCGGCGTACAGGACGTGGTGGTGCTGGACCGCACCGCCCACCGGCGCGAGATCGCCCGCCAGCTGGGCGCCGACGCCACCTTCGCCGACATGGACGAAACCTTCTGGGCGAGCCTCACCGAACGCCACGGCAGCGCCCCCTTCTACGGCATGCCGCTGCCGGCGACCGACCTGTTCATCGACTGCTCCGGCGCGCCGGCGCTGGTGGAGGCCGTGATACAGCGCGCCGCCCCCCGCGCCCGGCTGGTGCTGGTGGCGGTCTACAAGCAGCCGGCGGCCCTGGATCTGACCCTGATGATGGCCAAGGAACTGCAGCTGCGGGGCGCCTTCTCCTACGGCGACAGCTTCCCCGACGCCATCGACCATCTGACTCGCCACGGCGACGCGGTGGCGCCCTACGCCAGCCACCGCCTGCCCCTGTCGCAGTTCCACGAGGCCCTGGCCCTCGCGGCCGATCCGGAACGCGCGGCCAAGGTGCTGGTGATTCCCGACTGA
- a CDS encoding CaiB/BaiF CoA transferase family protein, with protein MNGKGPFHGIRVIELASALAAPGASAILADQGADVIKIEPPGMGDILRYMGASRHGVSNLFQHYNRGKRSLALNLKHPDGLAIVRRLAAGADVLLHNFRPGVAERLGVDYAALRAVQPKLIYVTVTGFGHEGPYAQKPAWDNVVQAFAGVAHSQADTGTGEPTQYYQIFADKLTALTAAQAIGAALFARERSGGGQEIRLAMIDAVAAFLWPDTCGSAAFLEPDGILDGQSLAKGNRLLRFRDGWAQVAPTDDASFLATCRILGEDVAGDPRFATIRARNENAQEVRTLFGRLYARAREMAVDETLAQLEAADVPCAKALRVDELPTHPQFQANGLFSVTDHPRAGPIRGPRTPARFGATPDVVGLKAPELGEHSEQILAELGWETPAAVLREQGVIA; from the coding sequence ATGAACGGCAAGGGACCTTTCCACGGCATCCGCGTCATCGAGCTGGCCAGTGCCCTGGCCGCGCCCGGCGCCAGCGCCATCCTGGCCGACCAGGGGGCCGACGTGATCAAGATCGAGCCGCCGGGCATGGGCGACATCCTGCGCTACATGGGCGCGTCGAGACACGGCGTCTCCAATCTGTTCCAACACTACAACCGGGGCAAGCGTTCGCTGGCCCTGAACCTCAAGCACCCGGATGGTCTGGCCATCGTCCGCCGACTGGCGGCCGGCGCCGACGTGCTGCTGCACAACTTCCGCCCGGGCGTCGCCGAGCGGCTGGGCGTCGACTATGCCGCGCTGCGGGCCGTCCAGCCGAAGCTGATCTACGTCACCGTGACCGGCTTCGGCCATGAGGGACCTTATGCGCAAAAACCGGCCTGGGACAACGTAGTTCAAGCGTTCGCCGGCGTCGCCCATTCCCAGGCCGATACCGGGACCGGTGAACCGACCCAGTACTACCAGATCTTCGCCGACAAACTGACCGCGCTGACCGCCGCCCAGGCCATCGGCGCCGCACTGTTCGCCCGCGAACGGAGCGGCGGCGGCCAGGAAATCCGGCTGGCGATGATCGACGCGGTAGCCGCCTTCCTCTGGCCCGACACCTGCGGCAGCGCGGCTTTCCTGGAACCGGACGGCATCCTTGACGGCCAGTCCTTGGCGAAAGGCAATCGGCTGCTGCGCTTTCGCGACGGCTGGGCGCAGGTCGCGCCGACCGACGACGCCTCGTTCCTCGCGACCTGCCGCATCCTCGGCGAGGACGTCGCCGGCGATCCGCGCTTCGCGACCATCCGCGCCCGCAACGAGAATGCGCAGGAAGTCCGGACCCTTTTCGGGCGCCTCTACGCGCGTGCCCGGGAAATGGCGGTGGACGAAACCCTGGCGCAGTTGGAGGCCGCCGACGTGCCCTGCGCCAAGGCGCTGCGGGTGGACGAGTTGCCGACCCATCCGCAGTTCCAGGCCAACGGCCTGTTCTCCGTCACCGACCATCCCCGCGCCGGCCCGATCCGCGGCCCCAGAACGCCGGCACGCTTCGGCGCGACGCCGGATGTCGTCGGACTCAAGGCACCCGAACTGGGGGAGCACAGCGAGCAGATCCTCGCCGAACTGGGCTGGGAAACGCCGGCCGCCGTGCTGCGGGAACAGGGCGTGATCGCCTGA
- a CDS encoding serine/threonine protein phosphatase, translated as MKKPFDIHRLLRRLAVAAVLPILAGCGALPPAPTAERDFILAVIPDTQNMVDYRHQKAAGFKFDANDLFVGQMRYLADNARSAGGKVAFVAAVGDVWQHQTAEMDADHAARGHRAVPNPYFSMELEVTPKAKTVEMPAALAGYRLLDGRVPFGVAPGNHDYDTMWADARFPPVQPQELGRFMAAHPQAQVEFRPDLIGMLHIGGLDNFRSVFGADSAFFKGKDWYVASYHGGADSAQIFSAGGYTFLHLALEMQPGDDVLAWADSVIAAHPGLPTIVTTHDYLNGAGERRGNPIVDLKRIDDRHNDPEDLWQKLIRRHDQIFLVLCGHQRGQAMRVDANAAGHQVVQVLADYQDRGQSSVDAGVPPGLRGHPVPIGDGWLRLMHFDFAGAEPSVQVKTYSPHYRRYSGETPDYAKWYKAIEQPAMSDADFFAADDYRFTLPDFRKRFGPPR; from the coding sequence ATGAAAAAACCATTTGACATTCACCGGCTGCTGCGCCGCCTGGCCGTCGCGGCGGTCCTGCCGATCCTGGCCGGCTGCGGCGCCCTGCCGCCGGCGCCGACCGCGGAGCGGGATTTCATTCTGGCGGTGATTCCCGACACCCAGAACATGGTGGACTATCGCCACCAGAAAGCCGCGGGCTTCAAGTTCGACGCCAACGACCTGTTCGTCGGCCAGATGCGCTATCTCGCCGACAACGCACGCTCGGCCGGCGGCAAGGTGGCGTTCGTCGCCGCGGTGGGTGACGTCTGGCAGCACCAGACCGCCGAAATGGATGCGGACCATGCCGCCCGCGGCCACCGCGCCGTGCCCAACCCCTATTTCTCCATGGAACTGGAGGTCACGCCCAAGGCCAAGACCGTGGAGATGCCCGCCGCCCTGGCCGGCTACCGCCTGCTCGACGGCCGTGTCCCCTTCGGCGTGGCGCCCGGCAACCACGACTACGACACGATGTGGGCCGATGCCCGCTTCCCGCCCGTGCAGCCTCAGGAGCTGGGCAGGTTCATGGCGGCCCATCCGCAGGCGCAGGTGGAATTCCGTCCCGACCTGATCGGCATGCTGCATATCGGCGGGTTGGACAACTTCCGCAGCGTGTTCGGCGCCGACAGCGCCTTCTTCAAGGGCAAGGACTGGTACGTCGCCAGCTACCACGGCGGCGCCGACAGCGCCCAGATCTTCAGCGCCGGCGGCTACACCTTCCTTCATCTCGCCCTGGAAATGCAGCCGGGCGACGACGTGCTGGCCTGGGCGGACAGCGTGATCGCGGCCCATCCGGGGTTGCCCACCATCGTCACCACCCACGACTACCTCAACGGCGCGGGCGAACGGCGCGGCAACCCGATCGTGGATCTGAAGCGCATCGACGACCGCCACAACGACCCCGAGGATCTGTGGCAGAAGCTGATCCGCCGCCACGACCAGATTTTCCTGGTGCTCTGCGGCCACCAGCGCGGCCAGGCCATGCGCGTCGACGCCAATGCGGCGGGCCATCAGGTGGTGCAGGTCCTGGCCGACTACCAGGACCGGGGCCAGTCCTCCGTCGATGCCGGCGTGCCGCCCGGCTTGCGCGGCCACCCGGTGCCCATCGGCGACGGCTGGCTGCGCCTGATGCATTTCGATTTCGCCGGCGCGGAGCCCAGCGTCCAGGTCAAGACCTATTCCCCCCATTACCGGCGCTATTCGGGAGAAACACCCGACTACGCCAAGTGGTACAAGGCGATCGAACAGCCGGCGATGAGTGACGCGGACTTCTTTGCCGCCGACGACTATCGCTTCACGCTGCCGGATTTCCGGAAGCGCTTCGGCCCGCCGCGCTGA
- a CDS encoding NAD-dependent dehydratase, producing MQALVIGGTGPTGPFIVNGLLARGWRVEILHTGHHEVDEIPPEVAHIHVSPHDPVALAAAIGDRRWDLCIATYGRLRTIAEIFAGRVGRFISVGGGPAYLGYMNPFLHTPEGLPAPLAEDAPLVTDPAQDEKGWRIVCTEEAVFRHHPEATHFRYPYVYGPYQPAPREWMVVRRVLDGRRRIILPDGGLTLDAYGYAENLAHAVLLAVTQPERACGEIFNAADSHALSLREVVFHAARALDWEFEIIDLPAALALPARPLLGRPTTSHRLYDLTKIRSRLGYRDVVAPAEAVARTARWLAGHPPPPMSGIPVETVLQDPFDYAAEDRLIERWQQALATLAIPDWSTPPGYGMAYSGPGGRARSQATFEE from the coding sequence ATGCAAGCATTGGTCATCGGCGGTACCGGGCCCACCGGCCCCTTCATCGTGAATGGGTTGCTCGCCCGCGGCTGGCGGGTCGAGATACTCCACACCGGTCATCACGAGGTGGACGAAATCCCGCCCGAGGTGGCCCACATCCACGTCAGCCCCCACGATCCGGTGGCCCTGGCGGCGGCCATCGGCGATCGGCGCTGGGATCTGTGCATCGCCACCTACGGCCGCCTGCGGACCATCGCCGAGATTTTCGCGGGGCGCGTCGGGCGCTTCATCTCCGTCGGTGGCGGCCCGGCCTATCTGGGCTACATGAACCCCTTTCTGCACACGCCCGAAGGCCTGCCCGCACCGCTCGCCGAGGACGCGCCCTTGGTGACGGACCCGGCCCAGGACGAGAAGGGCTGGCGCATCGTGTGCACCGAAGAGGCGGTGTTCCGCCATCATCCTGAAGCCACCCACTTCCGCTATCCCTACGTGTATGGCCCCTACCAGCCTGCCCCCCGGGAATGGATGGTGGTTCGCCGCGTGCTGGACGGCCGCCGCCGCATCATCCTGCCCGACGGCGGGCTGACTCTGGATGCCTACGGCTACGCCGAGAATCTCGCCCATGCCGTGCTGCTGGCGGTAACCCAACCGGAGCGGGCCTGCGGCGAAATCTTCAACGCCGCGGACAGCCATGCCCTGAGCCTGCGGGAAGTGGTGTTCCACGCGGCTCGGGCGCTGGACTGGGAATTCGAGATCATCGACCTGCCCGCGGCCCTGGCGCTGCCGGCGCGTCCCTTGCTGGGCCGGCCGACCACCAGCCATCGACTCTACGACCTGACCAAGATCCGCTCACGGCTCGGCTACCGCGACGTGGTCGCGCCGGCCGAGGCCGTGGCGCGCACCGCCCGTTGGCTGGCAGGCCATCCACCGCCGCCGATGAGCGGCATCCCGGTGGAAACCGTATTGCAGGACCCGTTCGACTACGCGGCGGAAGACCGGTTGATCGAACGCTGGCAGCAGGCCCTCGCCACCCTCGCCATACCCGACTGGTCAACGCCGCCGGGCTACGGCATGGCCTACAGCGGCCCCGGCGGACGAGCCCGCAGCCAGGCGACATTCGAGGAGTAG
- the rph gene encoding ribonuclease PH encodes MTRPSGRRPDQLRQLTITRQYTIHAEGSVLVEFGNTKVLCTASVEEKVPGFMKGKGEGWVTAEYGMLPRATHTRGDREAARGKQSGRTQEIQRLIGRSLRAVTDLKALGERQITLDCDVLQADGGTRCASISGACVALYDAVNGLLAAGKLKTNPLKDFVAAVSVGIVDGQPVLDLDYAEDSSCDTDMNVVITGSGGIVEIQGTAEGTPFTRTELDALVDLASKGITEIVAAQKAALAA; translated from the coding sequence ATGACCCGACCCAGCGGCCGCCGCCCCGATCAACTGCGCCAGCTCACCATCACCCGCCAATACACCATCCATGCGGAAGGCAGCGTACTGGTGGAGTTCGGCAACACCAAGGTGCTGTGCACCGCCAGCGTCGAGGAGAAGGTGCCGGGCTTCATGAAAGGCAAGGGCGAGGGCTGGGTCACCGCAGAGTACGGCATGCTGCCTCGCGCCACCCACACGCGCGGCGACCGCGAGGCGGCCCGTGGCAAGCAGTCCGGCCGCACCCAGGAAATCCAGCGTCTGATCGGCCGCAGCCTGCGCGCGGTCACCGATCTGAAGGCGCTGGGCGAGCGCCAGATCACCCTCGACTGCGACGTGCTGCAGGCCGACGGCGGCACCCGCTGTGCTTCGATCAGCGGCGCCTGCGTCGCCCTCTACGACGCGGTGAATGGCCTGCTGGCGGCCGGCAAGCTGAAGACCAACCCCCTGAAGGATTTCGTCGCCGCGGTCTCGGTCGGCATCGTCGACGGCCAGCCGGTGCTCGACCTGGACTACGCCGAGGATTCGTCCTGCGACACCGACATGAACGTGGTGATCACCGGCAGCGGCGGCATCGTCGAGATCCAGGGCACGGCGGAAGGCACGCCCTTCACCCGTACCGAGCTGGACGCCCTGGTGGATCTGGCATCAAAGGGCATCACCGAGATCGTCGCGGCGCAAAAAGCGGCATTGGCGGCATGA
- the hemW gene encoding radical SAM family heme chaperone HemW, producing MKRIIPIAAAPAASSSAVPSGLPAPPPLSLYIHVPWCVRKCPYCDFNSHEAKGGVGAIPEDDYVAALIADLESALPQIWNRPVHSVFIGGGTPSLLSVAAIDTLLAALRARLPLAPGAEITLEANPGTVEAGKFAGFRDAGVTRVSLGIQSFDDAKLAALGRIHSGNEARRAIDLALAHFERVNLDLMYALPEQTLEEARHDLETAVAFGTGHLSAYHLTLEPNTAFHHSPPPLPDEDLAADMQEMVEEALVGAGFEHYETSAYARPGQRCAHNLNYWNFGDYLGIGAGAHGKLSSAFNIVRETRRRHPREYLEAAQRGDFVQERREVSRTELPFEFLMNALRLSDGFAPALFAERTGLPLAVIEAPLRAAQAEGLLHLATDRIRPTAMGRRYLNTLLQRFLSD from the coding sequence GTGAAACGCATCATCCCCATCGCCGCCGCGCCGGCCGCATCGAGTAGCGCGGTGCCTTCCGGCCTGCCGGCGCCGCCGCCGCTGTCGCTCTACATCCATGTGCCCTGGTGCGTGCGCAAATGTCCCTATTGCGATTTCAACTCCCATGAAGCCAAAGGCGGCGTGGGCGCGATTCCAGAGGACGACTACGTCGCCGCGCTGATTGCCGATCTGGAGTCGGCCCTGCCGCAGATCTGGAACCGGCCGGTGCACAGCGTGTTCATCGGCGGCGGCACGCCCAGCCTGCTGTCGGTGGCGGCGATCGATACGCTGCTGGCGGCGCTGCGCGCCCGCCTGCCGCTGGCACCCGGCGCCGAGATCACGCTGGAGGCCAATCCCGGCACGGTGGAGGCCGGGAAGTTCGCCGGCTTCCGCGATGCGGGTGTGACCCGCGTCTCCCTGGGCATCCAGAGCTTCGACGATGCCAAGCTCGCCGCCTTGGGCCGTATCCACAGCGGGAACGAGGCCCGGCGTGCGATCGACCTGGCGCTGGCGCATTTCGAGCGGGTGAACCTCGATCTGATGTACGCCCTGCCCGAGCAGACACTGGAGGAGGCACGGCACGACCTGGAAACGGCGGTCGCCTTCGGTACCGGACATCTCTCCGCCTACCATCTGACCCTGGAGCCGAACACGGCCTTCCACCACAGCCCGCCGCCGCTGCCCGACGAGGACCTGGCCGCCGACATGCAGGAGATGGTGGAGGAGGCGCTCGTCGGCGCGGGCTTCGAGCATTACGAGACCTCGGCCTATGCCCGCCCTGGCCAACGCTGCGCCCACAACCTCAACTACTGGAACTTCGGCGACTATCTGGGGATCGGCGCCGGCGCCCACGGCAAGCTCAGTTCGGCGTTCAACATCGTGCGTGAAACCCGTCGCCGCCATCCCCGTGAATACCTGGAGGCGGCGCAACGCGGCGATTTCGTCCAGGAGCGGCGCGAAGTGTCGCGCACGGAATTGCCCTTCGAGTTCCTGATGAATGCGTTGCGCCTCTCCGACGGCTTCGCGCCCGCGCTGTTCGCCGAGCGCACCGGCCTGCCGCTGGCCGTGATCGAGGCACCGCTGCGGGCCGCCCAAGCCGAAGGGCTATTGCATTTGGCAACGGACCGCATCCGCCCCACGGCCATGGGGCGGCGCTACCTCAATACCCTGCTGCAACGGTTCCTGAGCGACTGA
- a CDS encoding Zn-ribbon domain-containing OB-fold protein: MAGHGRIKPPMGRDNGWWWEQAAQGVVAIQRCSGCGTLRHPPRPMCSECRSLEWDFIPAGGQGTVLSYTVLYHPQFPGYEYPLTTVLVDLEEGVRMTATLKDCDPADVKFGMKVSAFIHEDPDGFKIPMFRPAAQEKV, translated from the coding sequence ATGGCCGGACATGGTCGGATCAAGCCCCCGATGGGGCGTGACAACGGATGGTGGTGGGAGCAGGCGGCGCAAGGCGTAGTGGCGATCCAGCGGTGCTCCGGTTGCGGAACCCTGCGGCATCCGCCGCGCCCGATGTGCAGCGAATGCCGCTCCCTGGAGTGGGATTTCATTCCCGCCGGCGGCCAGGGCACGGTGCTCAGCTACACCGTGCTCTACCACCCTCAGTTCCCAGGGTATGAATATCCATTGACCACCGTCCTGGTGGACCTCGAGGAGGGCGTCCGGATGACGGCCACCTTGAAGGATTGCGACCCCGCCGATGTCAAGTTCGGCATGAAGGTCAGCGCATTCATTCACGAAGACCCGGACGGTTTCAAGATCCCGATGTTCCGCCCCGCCGCCCAGGAGAAGGTTTGA
- a CDS encoding lipid-transfer protein, whose product MPTTLKNEAAIAGIGATKFSKNSGVSEYSLACEAVRNCLDDAGLDPREVDGLVTYTMDSNDEVEVANAVGLGDLTMYAKINYGGGAAVGLIHQAAMAVATGAAKNVVVWRAMNGRSGQRMGQGVSGNIITADLIHWSWYMAHGMVTPASWVTMISNKYMHEFGVTSEHLAEVAMAQREFAQKNPVAAGYGKPLTLDEYMNAKKITDRLNIYDCCQETDGAIALLITSPERARDLKHKPAMIRAVTQAASRGQEQMTSFYRAEMDSLPEMELAARRVYAMSGLGPDDIDASCFYDAFTPEVLMQLESFGFCKRGEAKDFVAAGNLRLNGRLPNNTHGGLLSECYIHGMNNVAEGVRLIRGTSCNQPRKSDHVLVSSGVGVPTGALILGQP is encoded by the coding sequence ATGCCCACCACCTTGAAGAACGAAGCTGCGATCGCCGGCATCGGCGCGACGAAATTCAGCAAGAACTCCGGCGTCTCGGAGTATTCCCTGGCCTGCGAGGCCGTGCGCAACTGCCTGGATGACGCGGGACTCGACCCCAGGGAAGTTGACGGCCTGGTGACCTACACCATGGACTCCAACGACGAGGTCGAAGTGGCCAACGCCGTGGGCCTGGGCGATCTCACCATGTACGCCAAGATCAACTACGGCGGCGGCGCCGCCGTGGGCCTGATCCACCAGGCCGCCATGGCAGTCGCCACCGGCGCGGCCAAGAACGTGGTGGTCTGGCGGGCGATGAACGGCCGCTCCGGCCAGCGCATGGGCCAGGGGGTTTCCGGCAACATCATCACCGCCGATCTGATCCACTGGTCCTGGTACATGGCCCACGGCATGGTAACGCCGGCCTCCTGGGTGACGATGATTTCCAACAAGTACATGCACGAATTCGGCGTGACCTCGGAGCACCTGGCGGAAGTGGCCATGGCCCAGCGCGAATTCGCTCAGAAGAATCCGGTGGCGGCGGGCTATGGCAAGCCCCTGACGCTGGATGAGTACATGAACGCCAAGAAAATCACCGACCGCCTCAACATCTACGACTGCTGTCAGGAAACCGACGGCGCCATCGCGCTGCTGATCACCAGCCCCGAGCGGGCGCGCGACCTGAAACACAAGCCGGCAATGATCCGGGCGGTGACCCAGGCCGCGAGCCGCGGCCAGGAGCAGATGACCAGCTTCTACCGGGCGGAGATGGACAGCCTGCCGGAGATGGAACTGGCGGCGCGCCGCGTCTACGCCATGTCCGGCCTCGGCCCCGACGACATCGACGCCAGCTGCTTCTACGACGCATTCACGCCGGAAGTGCTGATGCAGCTGGAGTCCTTCGGCTTCTGCAAGCGCGGCGAAGCCAAGGATTTCGTCGCCGCCGGCAATCTGCGCCTGAATGGACGCCTGCCCAACAACACCCACGGCGGGTTGCTCTCCGAGTGCTACATCCACGGCATGAACAACGTCGCCGAAGGCGTGCGGCTGATCCGCGGCACGTCCTGCAATCAGCCCAGGAAGAGCGATCACGTGCTGGTGTCCAGCGGCGTCGGCGTGCCGACCGGCGCTTTGATCCTCGGTCAGCCGTAA